From the genome of Thunnus thynnus chromosome 1, fThuThy2.1, whole genome shotgun sequence, one region includes:
- the vps33b gene encoding vacuolar protein sorting-associated protein 33B, which produces MAHSARRDSPELPDFSLLKRLARDQLIYLLEQLPGKKDLFIEADLMSPLDRIANVSTLKQHEVDKLYKVEYKPIISTSDQLCFLIRPRIKTVKWICDVANADKAVGKFRRYKIIFTPQKFYACEAVLEEQGIYGDVTTDEWAFYLLPLDDDIISLELPEFFRDNFLAGDQRWVRTAGSALHLLHSLYGPFSKVYGIGRYSKMAYESWREQIEEGEQKPQHAEIGNVFLIDRDVDFVTPLCSQVVYEGLVDDIFRIKCGCVEFGPEVTSSEKSLKVMLNSQDKVFNEIRNEHFSNVFSFLSQKARNLQTAYDKRRGMDIKQMKTFVSEELKGLKQEHRLLSLHIGASESIMKKKTKQDFQELLKTEHSLLEGFEIRECISFIEEHINRQVSMIESLRLLCLLSITENGLLPKDYRSLKAQYLQSYGIDHLLTFANLRQLGLLVEQQPGETLTVMETKVGKLVNDKTAGKLTDAFSSLAKKSNFRALSRKLNLVPKSDEEYDLRVPRDMAYIFSGAYVPLSCKLIEQVLERDGWTGLDEVTRLLNGHEFAVTGGSGADSKAKNDAQRIILVMFLGGCTFSEISALRFLGREKGYKFIVVTTAITNSSRLLEALLDNHV; this is translated from the exons ATGGCTCACAGTGCCAGGAGAGATTCCCCGGAGCTCCCTGACTTCTCTCTGCTCAAGAGGCTGGCCAGAGATCAGCTCATCTACCTGCTGGAACAG CTTCCCGGTAAGAAGGATCTCTTCATCGAGGCGGACTTGATGAGCCCGCTTGATCGTATCGCTAATGTTTCAACACTAAAG cAACATGAAGTCGACAAACTCTACAAAGTGGAATATAAACCAATAATCAGCACCTCAGATCA GCTTTGTTTTCTGATCCGGCCAAGAATAAAAACTGTGAAGTGGATATGTG ATGTGGCCAATGCAGACAAAGCAGTAGGGAAATTTAGAAGATACAAGATAATATTTACCCCTCAGAAG TTCTATGCATGTGAGGCGGTGCTGGAGGAGCAGGGGATCTATGGCG acGTGACGACAGACGAATGGGCTTTCTACCTCCTTCCACTAgacgatgacatcatcagtctgGAGCTCCCAGAATTCTTTCGAGACAACTTTCTG GCAGGCGACCAGCGCTGGGTGAGGACAGCCGGCAGCGCTCTGCACCTCCTTCACTCCCTTTACGGCCCGTTCTCAAAGGTCTACGGGATCGGACGATATTCAAAG ATGGCGTACGAGTCGTGGAGGGAGCAGATAGAAGAGGGAGAACAAAAGCCTCAGCATGCTGAAAtaggaaatgtttttcttattgataGAG ATGTGGATTTCGTCACTCCTCTGTGCTCACAAGTGGTGTATGAAGGACTTGTGGATGATATATTTAGAATCAAATGTG GTTGTGTGGAGTTTGGGCCTGAAGTTACTTCCTctgaaaaaagtttaaaagtcaTGCTGAACTCTCAGGACAAG GTCTTCAATGAAATCAGAAATGAACATTTCTCCAACGTCTTCAGCTTTCTCAGTCAGAAAGCCAGGAACCTCCAGACTGCTTACGAT AAGCGTCGGGGGATGGACATAAAGCAGATGAAGACGTTTGTGTCGGAGGAACTAAAAGGGTTAAAACAGGAACATCGGCTCCTGAGCCTTC ACATCGGTGCCAgtgaatcaataatgaagaagaagacaaagcaGGATTTCCAGGAGCTGCTGAAGACAGAACACT CTTTACTTGAAGGATTCGAAATCCGTGAATGCATTTCTTTCATAGAGGAGCACATCAACAGACAG gtctccatgatagaaagtcTGAGACTGCTTTGTCTTCTGTCTATCACAGAAAACG GACTCCTGCCAAAAGATTACCGCTCATTAAAAGCACAGTACCTGCAG AGCTACGGCATCGACCACCTGCTCACATTTGCCAACCTGAGGCAGTTGGGGCTGCTGGTGGAGCAGCAACCAGGGGAAACACTCACTGTTATGGAGACCAAAGTGGGCAAACTGGTCAACGACAAAACCGCAG GAAAGCTGACAGACGCCTTCTCCTCTCTGGCAAAGAAGAGCAATTTCAGAGCCTTGAGCAGAAAACTCAACCTG GTGCCAAAGTCAGATGAAGAATACGACCTGCGTGTCCCACGAGACATGGCGTACATCTTCAGCGGCGCCTACGTCCCTCTGAGCTGCAAACTCATCGAGCAG GTGTTGGAGCGAGACGGCTGGACGGGGCTCGATGAAGTCACCAGGCTGCTGAACGGACATGAGTTTGCTGTTACAG GCGGCAGCGGAGCCGATTCAAAAGCAAAGAACGACGCTCAGCGCATCATCCTGGTCATGTTCCTCGGCGGCTGCACCTTCTCTGAGATTTCGGCTTTACGTTTTCTGGGCAGAGAGAAAG gttATAAATTTATCGTGGTAACAACTGCGATTACAAACAGTTCGAGACTCCTCGAGGCTTTGCTTGACAACCATGTATGA
- the prc1b gene encoding protein regulator of cytokinesis 1b isoform X1: MRKSEVLAAESVSCLNKALCHLKDIWEEIGIPEDQRLQRTNVVKNHIKGLLDMMIKEEESLKTRLISSIQTCRTDMEKLCLELQLPVFEEEVGISMLQQEKNIRTQVEVLIKEKTLRMQQLKFLLEQDQDLCDILCSMPYGISPDSVPSVEQLESFRQHISDQNAEKAKRYTEFMDIKKEIILHMEVLDHIPETSFEKDVVCEDEDSFCLSRDNITSLKLLLCQLEERKAENEAMCETHREKIQQLWDRLQVPQEEREAFNEHMVTSRKRNLEALKAEVQRLEELKLLNIRNVTDAIRSEIAVFWEKCFFSTDQRQAFSPYFSEDFTEELLGMHDAEIQRLKLHYEDHKELFDGVNQWEESWRLFLELEKKATDPSRFTNRGGNLLKEEKQRSELHKSLPKLEKKLKAQIEAWEVEQGREFFVNGQKFLQYVEEQWELHRIEKEKEKQERHLKKSKQTEEDMLYGTAVRTPTKRRFLGTTTPNKSRKMGNTTSSISSVASNSTMRSVYGGTVCRSPVPRPPLSANKGSTARTGGGKPPHPRLQGCNKENEAQLKGSPLSGALLTPTGPQRNFSITSVASTYSEFVRDLVNTESVQSSETCPRPLTPRSSTTS, from the exons ATGAGAAAAAG TGAGGTGCTCGCAGCTGAGTCTGTGTCGTGCCTGAATAAAGCACTATGCCACCTGAAGGACATCTGGGAGGAGATTGGTATACCAGAGGACCAGAGACTACAGAGAACTAATGTTGTCAAGAACCACATTAAG GGATTACTAGATATGATGATCAAAGAAGAAGAGTCTCTGAAGACGAGGCTTATAAGCAGCATTCAGACATGCAGGACAGACATGGAGAAACTCTGCCTGGAGCTTCAGCTACCTGTGTTTGAG GAGGAGGTCGGGATCAGCATGCTCCAGCAAGAGAAGAACATCCGCACTCAGGTGGAGGTTCTGATAAAGGAGAAGACTCTGCGGATGCAGCAGCTGAAGTTTCTGCTGGAGCAGGACCAGGACCTGTGTGACATCCTGTGCTCTATGCCTTACGGTatctctccagactctgtccCTTCAGTAGAGCAACTGGAGAGCTTCCGCCAACACATCTCCGACCAGAACGCAGAGAAG GCGAAGCGGTACACTGAGTTTATGGACATCAAAAAGGAGATCATCTTGCACATGGAAGTGCTGGACCACATCCCTGAGACCAGTTTTGAGAAGGATGTAGTCTGTGAGGATGAGgactctttctgtctttccagAGACAACATTACATCACTCAAACTGCTGCTTTGTCAG ctggaagAGCGCAAGGCAGAGAACGAGGCGATGTGTGAGACCCATCGAGAAAAGATCCAGCAGCTGTGGGACAGACTGCAGGTGccgcaggaggagagagaggcctTCAACGAGCACATGGTCACATCCAGGAAGAGGAACCTGGAAGCG ttaaaagCAGAGGTCCAGCGTCTGGAGGAGCTCAAACTGCTAAACATTCGTAACGTCACAGACGCCATCCGCTCCGAGATCGCCGTGTTTTGGGAAAAATGCTTCTTCAGCACTGACCAGCGGCAGGCCTTTTCACCATATTTTAGTG AGGATTTTACTGAAGAGCTGTTGGGGATGCACGATGCTGAGATCCAGCGTTTGAAGCTGCATTACGAGGATCACAAAGAGCTTTTTGACGGAGTTAACCAATGGGAAGAAAGCTGGAGACTCTTCCTGGAGCTGGAG aAAAAAGCCACAGATCCGTCCAGATTCACTAACAGAGGAGGGAACCTTCtcaaagaggagaaacagaggtCTGAGCTGCATAAAAGTCTGCCAAAG cTTGAAAAGAAACTAAAAGCCCAGATCGAAGCGTGGGAGGTTGAGCAGGGTCGTGAGTTTTTCGTAAACGGTCAGAAGTTCCTGCAGTACGTGGAAGAACAGTGGGAGCTGCACCGgatagagaaagaaaaggagaaacaagAAAGG CATCTAAAGAAGAGCAAACAGACCGAGGAGGATATGCTGTACGGAACAGCGGTACGAACCCCAACCAAACGCAGATTCCTCGGCACCACCACCCCAAATAAATCACGGAAGATG GGTAACACCACCTCCAGCATCTCTAGCGTCGCCTCTAACAGCACCATGCGCTCCGTCTACGGCGGAACTGTCTGTCGCTCACCTGTGCCCCGCCCACCTCTCTCAGCAAATAAG GGTTCAACAGCACGGACAGGCGGAGGGAAACCTCCCCACCCAAGACTGCAGGGCTGTAACAAGGAGAACGAGGCCCAGTTGAAGGGGAGCCCTCTGAGTGGTGCGTTGCTGACCCCCACTGGTCCACAGCGTAACTTCAGCATAACCTCTGTTGCCAGCACATATTCAGAGTTTGTG agGGACTTGGTCAACACTGAATCAGTTCAATCAAG CGAGACCTGTCCAAGGCCTCTAACGCCAAGATCGAGCACGACATCCTGa
- the prc1b gene encoding protein regulator of cytokinesis 1b isoform X2 has product MRKSEVLAAESVSCLNKALCHLKDIWEEIGIPEDQRLQRTNVVKNHIKGLLDMMIKEEESLKTRLISSIQTCRTDMEKLCLELQLPVFEEEVGISMLQQEKNIRTQVEVLIKEKTLRMQQLKFLLEQDQDLCDILCSMPYGISPDSVPSVEQLESFRQHISDQNAEKAKRYTEFMDIKKEIILHMEVLDHIPETSFEKDVVCEDEDSFCLSRDNITSLKLLLCQLEERKAENEAMCETHREKIQQLWDRLQVPQEEREAFNEHMVTSRKRNLEALKAEVQRLEELKLLNIRNVTDAIRSEIAVFWEKCFFSTDQRQAFSPYFSEDFTEELLGMHDAEIQRLKLHYEDHKELFDGVNQWEESWRLFLELEKKATDPSRFTNRGGNLLKEEKQRSELHKSLPKLEKKLKAQIEAWEVEQGREFFVNGQKFLQYVEEQWELHRIEKEKEKQERHLKKSKQTEEDMLYGTAVRTPTKRRFLGTTTPNKSRKMGNTTSSISSVASNSTMRSVYGGTVCRSPVPRPPLSANKGSTARTGGGKPPHPRLQGCNKENEAQLKGSPLSGALLTPTGPQRNFSITSVASTYSEFVRDLSKASNAKIEHDILNSTTTNI; this is encoded by the exons ATGAGAAAAAG TGAGGTGCTCGCAGCTGAGTCTGTGTCGTGCCTGAATAAAGCACTATGCCACCTGAAGGACATCTGGGAGGAGATTGGTATACCAGAGGACCAGAGACTACAGAGAACTAATGTTGTCAAGAACCACATTAAG GGATTACTAGATATGATGATCAAAGAAGAAGAGTCTCTGAAGACGAGGCTTATAAGCAGCATTCAGACATGCAGGACAGACATGGAGAAACTCTGCCTGGAGCTTCAGCTACCTGTGTTTGAG GAGGAGGTCGGGATCAGCATGCTCCAGCAAGAGAAGAACATCCGCACTCAGGTGGAGGTTCTGATAAAGGAGAAGACTCTGCGGATGCAGCAGCTGAAGTTTCTGCTGGAGCAGGACCAGGACCTGTGTGACATCCTGTGCTCTATGCCTTACGGTatctctccagactctgtccCTTCAGTAGAGCAACTGGAGAGCTTCCGCCAACACATCTCCGACCAGAACGCAGAGAAG GCGAAGCGGTACACTGAGTTTATGGACATCAAAAAGGAGATCATCTTGCACATGGAAGTGCTGGACCACATCCCTGAGACCAGTTTTGAGAAGGATGTAGTCTGTGAGGATGAGgactctttctgtctttccagAGACAACATTACATCACTCAAACTGCTGCTTTGTCAG ctggaagAGCGCAAGGCAGAGAACGAGGCGATGTGTGAGACCCATCGAGAAAAGATCCAGCAGCTGTGGGACAGACTGCAGGTGccgcaggaggagagagaggcctTCAACGAGCACATGGTCACATCCAGGAAGAGGAACCTGGAAGCG ttaaaagCAGAGGTCCAGCGTCTGGAGGAGCTCAAACTGCTAAACATTCGTAACGTCACAGACGCCATCCGCTCCGAGATCGCCGTGTTTTGGGAAAAATGCTTCTTCAGCACTGACCAGCGGCAGGCCTTTTCACCATATTTTAGTG AGGATTTTACTGAAGAGCTGTTGGGGATGCACGATGCTGAGATCCAGCGTTTGAAGCTGCATTACGAGGATCACAAAGAGCTTTTTGACGGAGTTAACCAATGGGAAGAAAGCTGGAGACTCTTCCTGGAGCTGGAG aAAAAAGCCACAGATCCGTCCAGATTCACTAACAGAGGAGGGAACCTTCtcaaagaggagaaacagaggtCTGAGCTGCATAAAAGTCTGCCAAAG cTTGAAAAGAAACTAAAAGCCCAGATCGAAGCGTGGGAGGTTGAGCAGGGTCGTGAGTTTTTCGTAAACGGTCAGAAGTTCCTGCAGTACGTGGAAGAACAGTGGGAGCTGCACCGgatagagaaagaaaaggagaaacaagAAAGG CATCTAAAGAAGAGCAAACAGACCGAGGAGGATATGCTGTACGGAACAGCGGTACGAACCCCAACCAAACGCAGATTCCTCGGCACCACCACCCCAAATAAATCACGGAAGATG GGTAACACCACCTCCAGCATCTCTAGCGTCGCCTCTAACAGCACCATGCGCTCCGTCTACGGCGGAACTGTCTGTCGCTCACCTGTGCCCCGCCCACCTCTCTCAGCAAATAAG GGTTCAACAGCACGGACAGGCGGAGGGAAACCTCCCCACCCAAGACTGCAGGGCTGTAACAAGGAGAACGAGGCCCAGTTGAAGGGGAGCCCTCTGAGTGGTGCGTTGCTGACCCCCACTGGTCCACAGCGTAACTTCAGCATAACCTCTGTTGCCAGCACATATTCAGAGTTTGTG CGAGACCTGTCCAAGGCCTCTAACGCCAAGATCGAGCACGACATCCTGaactccaccaccaccaacatTTGA
- the prc1b gene encoding protein regulator of cytokinesis 1b isoform X3, translated as MRKSEVLAAESVSCLNKALCHLKDIWEEIGIPEDQRLQRTNVVKNHIKGLLDMMIKEEESLKTRLISSIQTCRTDMEKLCLELQLPVFEEEVGISMLQQEKNIRTQVEVLIKEKTLRMQQLKFLLEQDQDLCDILCSMPYGISPDSVPSVEQLESFRQHISDQNAEKAKRYTEFMDIKKEIILHMEVLDHIPETSFEKDVVCEDEDSFCLSRDNITSLKLLLCQLEERKAENEAMCETHREKIQQLWDRLQVPQEEREAFNEHMVTSRKRNLEALKAEVQRLEELKLLNIRNVTDAIRSEIAVFWEKCFFSTDQRQAFSPYFSEDFTEELLGMHDAEIQRLKLHYEDHKELFDGVNQWEESWRLFLELEKKATDPSRFTNRGGNLLKEEKQRSELHKSLPKLEKKLKAQIEAWEVEQGREFFVNGQKFLQYVEEQWELHRIEKEKEKQERHLKKSKQTEEDMLYGTAVRTPTKRRFLGTTTPNKSRKMGNTTSSISSVASNSTMRSVYGGTVCRSPVPRPPLSANKGSTARTGGGKPPHPRLQGCNKENEAQLKGSPLSARPVQGL; from the exons ATGAGAAAAAG TGAGGTGCTCGCAGCTGAGTCTGTGTCGTGCCTGAATAAAGCACTATGCCACCTGAAGGACATCTGGGAGGAGATTGGTATACCAGAGGACCAGAGACTACAGAGAACTAATGTTGTCAAGAACCACATTAAG GGATTACTAGATATGATGATCAAAGAAGAAGAGTCTCTGAAGACGAGGCTTATAAGCAGCATTCAGACATGCAGGACAGACATGGAGAAACTCTGCCTGGAGCTTCAGCTACCTGTGTTTGAG GAGGAGGTCGGGATCAGCATGCTCCAGCAAGAGAAGAACATCCGCACTCAGGTGGAGGTTCTGATAAAGGAGAAGACTCTGCGGATGCAGCAGCTGAAGTTTCTGCTGGAGCAGGACCAGGACCTGTGTGACATCCTGTGCTCTATGCCTTACGGTatctctccagactctgtccCTTCAGTAGAGCAACTGGAGAGCTTCCGCCAACACATCTCCGACCAGAACGCAGAGAAG GCGAAGCGGTACACTGAGTTTATGGACATCAAAAAGGAGATCATCTTGCACATGGAAGTGCTGGACCACATCCCTGAGACCAGTTTTGAGAAGGATGTAGTCTGTGAGGATGAGgactctttctgtctttccagAGACAACATTACATCACTCAAACTGCTGCTTTGTCAG ctggaagAGCGCAAGGCAGAGAACGAGGCGATGTGTGAGACCCATCGAGAAAAGATCCAGCAGCTGTGGGACAGACTGCAGGTGccgcaggaggagagagaggcctTCAACGAGCACATGGTCACATCCAGGAAGAGGAACCTGGAAGCG ttaaaagCAGAGGTCCAGCGTCTGGAGGAGCTCAAACTGCTAAACATTCGTAACGTCACAGACGCCATCCGCTCCGAGATCGCCGTGTTTTGGGAAAAATGCTTCTTCAGCACTGACCAGCGGCAGGCCTTTTCACCATATTTTAGTG AGGATTTTACTGAAGAGCTGTTGGGGATGCACGATGCTGAGATCCAGCGTTTGAAGCTGCATTACGAGGATCACAAAGAGCTTTTTGACGGAGTTAACCAATGGGAAGAAAGCTGGAGACTCTTCCTGGAGCTGGAG aAAAAAGCCACAGATCCGTCCAGATTCACTAACAGAGGAGGGAACCTTCtcaaagaggagaaacagaggtCTGAGCTGCATAAAAGTCTGCCAAAG cTTGAAAAGAAACTAAAAGCCCAGATCGAAGCGTGGGAGGTTGAGCAGGGTCGTGAGTTTTTCGTAAACGGTCAGAAGTTCCTGCAGTACGTGGAAGAACAGTGGGAGCTGCACCGgatagagaaagaaaaggagaaacaagAAAGG CATCTAAAGAAGAGCAAACAGACCGAGGAGGATATGCTGTACGGAACAGCGGTACGAACCCCAACCAAACGCAGATTCCTCGGCACCACCACCCCAAATAAATCACGGAAGATG GGTAACACCACCTCCAGCATCTCTAGCGTCGCCTCTAACAGCACCATGCGCTCCGTCTACGGCGGAACTGTCTGTCGCTCACCTGTGCCCCGCCCACCTCTCTCAGCAAATAAG GGTTCAACAGCACGGACAGGCGGAGGGAAACCTCCCCACCCAAGACTGCAGGGCTGTAACAAGGAGAACGAGGCCCAGTTGAAGGGGAGCCCTCTGAGTG CGAGACCTGTCCAAGGCCTCTAA